Proteins from a genomic interval of Quercus lobata isolate SW786 chromosome 11, ValleyOak3.0 Primary Assembly, whole genome shotgun sequence:
- the LOC115967999 gene encoding transcription factor bHLH95-like, whose amino-acid sequence MSEEGVGCHESFFWENQSRGFTNSDNSAGGSEEKLGNKKVPGSSSNSQAEIGMEEAVPLPIVKKRGRGGVSKNAKGSNGEGRAGKGSGESDHDVHIWTERERRKKMRNMFANLHALLPQLPPKADKSTIVDEAVKCIETLQNNLQKLQKQKQERLQGASSTFGFEPNTITSSQNLSYDTREAFLADQGSSNIQAIGTIATTCSNSLPVLRNPVMFQTWTSSNVVLNICGNDAQISVCSRKKPGLLTTICYVMEKHKIEVVSAQITSDYDRTMYMIQAHVTGASVQFQEAEFPVEEIYKQAVAEMMLWVSS is encoded by the exons ATGTCTGAAGAAGGAGTAGGATGCCATGAAAGTTTCTTCTGGGAAAACCAATCACGGGGTTTTACTAATTCAGACAATTCAGCTGGTGGCAGTGAAGAGAAATTGGGTAATAAGAAGGTGCCAGGCTCTAGCTCGAATAGCCAGGCAGAGATAGGAATGGAAGAGGCGGTGCCATTGCCAATTGTTAAGAAGAGGGGAAGAGGGGGTGTGAGCAAAAATGCGAAGGGGAGTAATGGTGAAGGGAGAGCAGGGAAAGGAAGTGGTGAATCAGATCATGATGTTCATATAtggacagagagagagaggcggaAGAAGATGAGAAATATGTTTGCTAATCTTCATGCTTTGCTTCCTCAACTTCCTCCTAAG GCCGACAAATCCACAATCGTGGATGAAGCAGTGAAATGCATCGAAACCCTACAGAACAATCTCCAGAAGCTGCagaaacaaaagcaagaaaGGCTCCAAGGTGCCTCATCAACTTTCGGTTTTGAGCCAAACACAATCACTTCATCACAAAACCTATCCTACGACACAAGGGAGGCATTCTTAGCTGATCAAGGATCTTCAAATATCCAGGCAATTGGAACAATTGCTACTACTTGTTCAAATTCACTCCCGGTCTTGCGAAATCCTGTAATGTTTCAAACATGGACTTCTTCAAATGTCGTCTTGAATATTTGCGGCAATGATGCACAAATTAGTGTGTGCTCGCGTAAGAAGCCTGGCCTCTTGACCACCATCTGCTATGTGATGGAGAAGCATAAAATAGAGGTGGTATCTGCTCAAATTACCTCAGATTATGATCGGACCATGTACATGATTCAAGCTCAT GTGACTGGAGCTTCCGTTCAGTTCCAAGAGGCAGAATTTCCTGTGGAAGAAATATACAAGCAAGCTGTGGCTGAGATGATGTTATGGGTTTCTTCCTGA